In Microplitis mediator isolate UGA2020A chromosome 2, iyMicMedi2.1, whole genome shotgun sequence, a single window of DNA contains:
- the LOC130678687 gene encoding dual specificity protein phosphatase Mpk3 isoform X1 yields MPGEGMVEEEGFVGPEWLFRELRSQGGPDRLLILDCRAHSDFLEAHIRNSVPLAIPSIMLRRLAAGKVDLLATIRCLELRNRVEVFLYGDDDSRGTFVLIGDSTDPAGHQGETIQVLSRRLKNSGGYVATLIGGFGTFRDRYPEWCEGSQANAEGQPGQENNVGELMGLRTLRISTPPTRAYSDSDSDSTCDSVVGPEEDKDFPVEILPHLYLGNAANSEDHDALSRHRIQYILNVTADLPNVFEDAGFIKYMQIPINDHHSQNLASFFPQAIQFIEEARSSDKGVLVHCLAGVSRSVTITIAYLMHKCNLTLNDAFNLVRNKKTNVAPNFNFMEQLFRFEIELRDRGDRKRNNRCIGACQPGGPCNCPAPSFLSPVDLGPSPDSGIEFDKWAASTPAE; encoded by the exons ATGCCGGGCGAAGGAATGGTTGAAGAGGAGGGATTCGTTGGGCCTGAGTGGCTTTTCAGAGAACTCAGGTCACAAGGTGGACCCGACAGGCTTCTTATTTTGGACTGCCGTGCACACTCAGACTTCTTGGAAGCTCACATCAGGAACTCGGTACCATTGGCCATACCCAGCATCATGCTGAGAAGGTTAGCCGCGGGTAAAGTTGATCTACTGGCTACCATCAGGTGTCTTGAGCTGAGAAATCGAGTCGAGGTTTTTTTGTACGGCGACGACGACAGCAGAGGTACATTTGTCCTGATTGGCGATTCGACAGACCCAGCTGGACACCAGGGAGAGACAATACAGGTCTTGAGCCGTAGATTGAAAAACTCGGGTGGTTATGTTGCAACTCTTATTG GCGGATTTGGGACATTCAGAGATCGATATCCAGAGTGGTGCGAAGGTAGCCAAGCAAATGCTGAAGGACAACCAGGCCAGGAGAACAATGTAGGCGAGCTAATGGGTCTTAGGACTTTACGAATTTCTACACCGCCCACAAGAGCTTACTCAGACTCTGACAGTGATAGCACCTGCGATTCCGttg tAGGTCCAGAAGAAGACAAAGACTTTCCAGTTGAAATTTTACCTCACCTATATCTTGGTAATGCGGCAAACAGTGAAGACCATGACGCTTTATCCCGTCATAGAATACAGTATATACTTAATGTCACTGCAGACTTACCAAATGTCTTTGAGGACGCaggatttataaaatacatgCAGATACCTATCAATGACCACCATAGTCAAAATTTAGCGAGTTTTTTTCCTCAGGCCATTCAATTTATCG agGAAGCGCGCAGCTCGGACAAAGGCGTTCTAGTTCATTGCTTAGCTGGTGTATCAAGATCCGTTACGATAACGATTGCTTATCTGATGCACAAGTGTAATCTAACTCTCAATGACGCATTCAATCTTGTGAGAAATAAAAAGACAAACGTGGCACCGAACTTCAATTTCATGGAGCAGTTGTTTAGGTTCGAGATCGAGTTGCGTGATCGAGGTGATCGGAAACGCAACAACCGTTGCATCGGCGCTTGTCAACCTGGTGGACCATGCAATTGTCCTGCTCCGAGTTTTCTCAGTCCCGTTGACTTGGGCCCGAGTCCCGACTCGGGCATTGAATTTGACAAATGGGCCGCGAGCACTCCAGCAGAATGA
- the LOC130678687 gene encoding dual specificity protein phosphatase Mpk3 isoform X2: MPGEGMVEEEGFVGPEWLFRELRSQGGPDRLLILDCRAHSDFLEAHIRNSVPLAIPSIMLRRLAAGKVDLLATIRCLELRNRVEVFLYGDDDSRGTFVLIGDSTDPAGHQGETIQVLSRRLKNSGGYVATLIGGFGTFRDRYPEWCEGSQANAEGQPGQENNVGELMGLRTLRISTPPTRAYSDSDSDSTCDSVGPEEDKDFPVEILPHLYLGNAANSEDHDALSRHRIQYILNVTADLPNVFEDAGFIKYMQIPINDHHSQNLASFFPQAIQFIEEARSSDKGVLVHCLAGVSRSVTITIAYLMHKCNLTLNDAFNLVRNKKTNVAPNFNFMEQLFRFEIELRDRGDRKRNNRCIGACQPGGPCNCPAPSFLSPVDLGPSPDSGIEFDKWAASTPAE, translated from the exons ATGCCGGGCGAAGGAATGGTTGAAGAGGAGGGATTCGTTGGGCCTGAGTGGCTTTTCAGAGAACTCAGGTCACAAGGTGGACCCGACAGGCTTCTTATTTTGGACTGCCGTGCACACTCAGACTTCTTGGAAGCTCACATCAGGAACTCGGTACCATTGGCCATACCCAGCATCATGCTGAGAAGGTTAGCCGCGGGTAAAGTTGATCTACTGGCTACCATCAGGTGTCTTGAGCTGAGAAATCGAGTCGAGGTTTTTTTGTACGGCGACGACGACAGCAGAGGTACATTTGTCCTGATTGGCGATTCGACAGACCCAGCTGGACACCAGGGAGAGACAATACAGGTCTTGAGCCGTAGATTGAAAAACTCGGGTGGTTATGTTGCAACTCTTATTG GCGGATTTGGGACATTCAGAGATCGATATCCAGAGTGGTGCGAAGGTAGCCAAGCAAATGCTGAAGGACAACCAGGCCAGGAGAACAATGTAGGCGAGCTAATGGGTCTTAGGACTTTACGAATTTCTACACCGCCCACAAGAGCTTACTCAGACTCTGACAGTGATAGCACCTGCGATTCCGttg GTCCAGAAGAAGACAAAGACTTTCCAGTTGAAATTTTACCTCACCTATATCTTGGTAATGCGGCAAACAGTGAAGACCATGACGCTTTATCCCGTCATAGAATACAGTATATACTTAATGTCACTGCAGACTTACCAAATGTCTTTGAGGACGCaggatttataaaatacatgCAGATACCTATCAATGACCACCATAGTCAAAATTTAGCGAGTTTTTTTCCTCAGGCCATTCAATTTATCG agGAAGCGCGCAGCTCGGACAAAGGCGTTCTAGTTCATTGCTTAGCTGGTGTATCAAGATCCGTTACGATAACGATTGCTTATCTGATGCACAAGTGTAATCTAACTCTCAATGACGCATTCAATCTTGTGAGAAATAAAAAGACAAACGTGGCACCGAACTTCAATTTCATGGAGCAGTTGTTTAGGTTCGAGATCGAGTTGCGTGATCGAGGTGATCGGAAACGCAACAACCGTTGCATCGGCGCTTGTCAACCTGGTGGACCATGCAATTGTCCTGCTCCGAGTTTTCTCAGTCCCGTTGACTTGGGCCCGAGTCCCGACTCGGGCATTGAATTTGACAAATGGGCCGCGAGCACTCCAGCAGAATGA